The Bacillus vallismortis genome window below encodes:
- a CDS encoding DinB family protein, with the protein MFQTLNHFLKSWEFEAGATQKILNSLTDESLKQEITSENWTLGRIAWHTVAAIRIITSNTDLTFHAPAEDYPVPTSAQFIADSYHQASNAFVEALKTQWTDYTLQERINFIGQQLPNGSLLMFLIQHQNHHRGQMTVLMRQAGLSVPGIYGPAKEEWTKFGLEPPQM; encoded by the coding sequence GTGTTTCAAACCTTAAATCATTTTTTAAAATCTTGGGAGTTCGAAGCCGGTGCAACACAGAAAATACTAAATAGTCTAACTGATGAATCACTTAAACAGGAAATAACTTCAGAAAATTGGACTTTAGGCCGTATTGCTTGGCATACTGTTGCTGCCATTCGCATCATTACCTCAAACACAGACTTAACGTTTCATGCCCCAGCTGAAGATTATCCTGTTCCTACTTCGGCGCAGTTTATAGCAGACAGTTATCATCAAGCCAGTAATGCATTTGTAGAGGCATTAAAAACCCAATGGACTGACTATACACTCCAAGAACGTATCAACTTTATTGGGCAACAATTGCCGAATGGTTCACTTTTGATGTTTTTAATTCAACATCAAAATCACCATCGAGGACAAATGACTGTTCTTATGAGACAAGCAGGGTTAAGTGTTCCAGGTATTTATGGTCCAGCAAAAGAGGAATGGACAAAATTTGGTTTGGAACCCCCGCAAATGTAA
- a CDS encoding GNAT family N-acetyltransferase, with product MHITTKRLLIREFELNDWQAVYEYTSDIHVMKYIPEGVFTEEDAKEFVNKNKGDKAEKFPVVLIDEDYLIGHIVFYKYFGEHTYEIGWVFNPNYQNRGYASEAAQAILEYGFKEMNLHRIIATCQPENIPSYRVMEKIGMRREGFFKKCIPKGNEWWDEYYYAILEEEWK from the coding sequence ATGCATATAACAACAAAAAGGTTATTGATACGTGAATTTGAATTAAATGATTGGCAAGCTGTATATGAGTATACATCAGATATTCATGTTATGAAGTATATACCAGAAGGGGTTTTTACTGAAGAAGATGCTAAAGAATTTGTAAATAAAAACAAAGGTGATAAAGCTGAAAAATTTCCTGTAGTACTAATAGATGAAGATTATCTTATAGGTCATATTGTTTTTTATAAGTATTTTGGTGAACATACATATGAGATTGGGTGGGTGTTTAATCCAAATTATCAAAATAGAGGGTACGCTTCTGAAGCAGCACAAGCTATCTTGGAATATGGATTTAAAGAAATGAACTTACATAGGATTATAGCTACATGTCAGCCTGAGAATATTCCATCATACCGAGTTATGGAGAAAATCGGTATGAGAAGAGAAGGCTTTTTTAAAAAATGTATTCCCAAAGGCAATGAATGGTGGGATGAATATTATTACGCTATTTTAGAAGAAGAGTGGAAATAA
- a CDS encoding lytic polysaccharide monooxygenase, translating to MKSFIKGAVLTAVLGVGATLFAGDVSAHGYIKEPASRAYMGSLEKQIIGWTAATQKYGSVVDNPQSVEGPKGFPSAGPPDGKIASANGGSGQIDFGLDRQTADHWVKQNIRGGLNTFTWHYTAPHATTKWHYYITKKDWNPNKPLTRDEFELIGTVDHDGSRADTNLSHKIYVPTDRSGYHVILGVWDVADTSNAFYNVIDVNLTR from the coding sequence ATGAAGAGTTTTATTAAAGGTGCTGTTCTAACTGCTGTTCTAGGTGTTGGTGCTACTTTATTTGCAGGTGATGTATCTGCACACGGGTATATAAAAGAACCTGCTAGTCGAGCGTACATGGGATCATTAGAAAAACAAATAATTGGTTGGACTGCAGCTACTCAAAAATATGGTTCCGTAGTTGATAATCCTCAATCGGTAGAAGGACCAAAAGGGTTTCCATCAGCGGGTCCACCAGATGGGAAAATTGCATCAGCAAATGGAGGATCGGGTCAAATTGATTTTGGGTTAGACAGGCAGACTGCAGATCATTGGGTAAAACAAAACATACGTGGGGGTCTAAACACCTTTACTTGGCACTATACTGCTCCTCACGCAACAACAAAGTGGCACTATTATATAACCAAGAAAGATTGGAATCCAAACAAACCTTTAACAAGAGATGAGTTTGAATTAATTGGTACTGTTGATCACGATGGTTCAAGGGCCGATACGAATCTATCTCATAAGATTTATGTACCAACTGATCGCAGTGGTTATCATGTCATTCTAGGGGTGTGGGATGTTGCGGACACCTCTAATGCCTTTTATAACGTAATTGATGTAAACCTCACACGATGA
- a CDS encoding type 1 glutamine amidotransferase family protein — protein MQTKKVYLYVFHTMSDWEYGYLIAELNSGRYFKKDVAPLKVVTVGAHKEMIKTMGGLSIKPDIILDKCTFESEDLLILPGGNTWGEDIHQPILKKVGEALQLGTIVAAICGATEGLANYGYLDSRKHTSNDLSYLKMVCPHYKGEAFYEMGPAVSDENLVTASGIAPLEFAMEVLKKLDVFAPETLHSWYELNKTQKPEHFFELMNTID, from the coding sequence ATGCAAACGAAAAAAGTTTATCTCTATGTATTTCATACAATGTCAGACTGGGAATATGGCTATTTAATTGCTGAACTAAACTCAGGGAGATACTTTAAAAAAGATGTAGCGCCTCTAAAAGTAGTTACAGTAGGGGCTCATAAAGAAATGATAAAGACGATGGGAGGGCTGAGCATAAAACCAGATATTATCCTTGATAAGTGTACGTTTGAGAGTGAAGATCTTCTGATTTTACCCGGAGGGAATACTTGGGGAGAAGATATTCATCAACCGATCTTAAAAAAAGTTGGCGAAGCTTTACAACTTGGCACGATTGTTGCTGCCATTTGTGGTGCAACCGAGGGCCTCGCGAATTATGGATACTTAGACTCTAGAAAGCATACAAGCAATGATTTATCGTATTTGAAAATGGTCTGTCCTCATTATAAAGGAGAAGCATTTTATGAGATGGGACCTGCAGTATCTGATGAGAATTTGGTCACCGCATCAGGAATAGCTCCCCTGGAATTTGCGATGGAAGTACTGAAAAAATTAGATGTATTTGCACCAGAAACATTGCATTCATGGTATGAGTTAAATAAGACCCAAAAACCAGAACACTTCTTCGAGTTAATGAATACAATAGATTGA
- a CDS encoding CPBP family intramembrane glutamic endopeptidase, whose protein sequence is MQFHQIQNGKQNNHLKWLAAVFFSWGTFVFALFFATFVGSMARQAGASKLLQQGIQAGLVTLVTVPLLYIILKRFSSRPFCSLGLSGWRQAIPKAIMGAMYVIILSGSGFAIAHLLGWINITRFHFSGHLVTVLLLNMIIAFFYEAFPEELTFRGTVYYALNRRFNCFIALFLQPILFVLAPITVGGLQYIAGIESPAITLDYIILLLSFGFILQLLRIVTGSLWTSIAFHLAFLENSRFFVLQGEERFITYEEIMPGTGALFVIFCMLLFVGTLLLIPAVIARCWRKNKRNGEGV, encoded by the coding sequence ATGCAATTTCATCAAATCCAAAACGGAAAACAAAACAATCATCTTAAATGGCTGGCGGCTGTTTTTTTCAGCTGGGGAACGTTCGTTTTTGCGCTGTTTTTTGCAACTTTTGTCGGTTCAATGGCACGCCAGGCAGGAGCTTCCAAGCTCTTGCAGCAAGGTATCCAAGCAGGCTTAGTGACACTAGTTACTGTCCCGTTGCTCTACATTATTCTTAAACGGTTTTCTAGTAGACCATTCTGCTCTCTCGGACTGTCTGGGTGGCGGCAAGCCATTCCGAAAGCCATTATGGGAGCAATGTATGTGATTATTCTTTCTGGATCTGGATTTGCTATCGCTCATTTATTAGGGTGGATCAACATTACACGATTTCACTTCTCTGGTCATTTGGTTACAGTATTGCTCTTAAATATGATAATCGCTTTCTTTTATGAAGCTTTTCCAGAGGAATTAACTTTTCGAGGTACGGTGTACTACGCTCTAAACAGGCGGTTTAACTGTTTTATAGCTTTATTCCTGCAGCCGATCCTATTTGTGCTTGCACCTATAACTGTAGGTGGTTTGCAATATATAGCAGGAATTGAATCACCAGCTATCACATTAGATTACATCATTTTATTGTTATCTTTTGGATTCATCCTTCAACTTTTGCGTATTGTAACAGGAAGTTTATGGACATCTATCGCCTTTCATCTAGCTTTTCTCGAAAATTCTCGGTTTTTCGTCCTGCAGGGGGAGGAACGCTTTATAACCTACGAAGAAATTATGCCGGGTACAGGAGCACTGTTTGTCATCTTTTGTATGTTGCTTTTTGTCGGTACTCTGCTATTAATACCAGCAGTAATAGCTCGCTGTTGGCGTAAGAATAAGAGAAACGGCGAAGGTGTTTAA